The following are from one region of the Paenibacillus sabinae T27 genome:
- a CDS encoding YfjI family protein, with the protein MIIKQSDMEQTGIVPFDQYELPSFPVDIFPNWLGQFVLSVSDASQTPTDASGFAALSVLSTALSKKFLIRPFTRGSWTELNNLYTVVIMPSGERKSVVHNAFVWPVIEYEKRKRKEALQDKDSDSDEDGSMPRFIADDTTPEKLIGLMKKNNERMAVLSSEGGLFEMLDGKRYTTTPNLDVYLKSYTGDYLAVDRMGRPSEVLNNPILTIGLFVQPSVLQGLPDRLADRGLFGRFLYAKPRSMRGKRDVTPKEIDEHAAQKFYASITAMMEFNPKYPIQLSLSEEAQELFLAFLKEQEESLNNDLAFDFMTSWTERLPAHLLRIASLLHAAEQFELGEDVLGDINRIISLDTIERVLGTIQYFVDHALAAFGCIKSDEELESAKYLWNVLVREGKQDYRKQYIWQKTKGKFARVERLDTAISILRQRSYLDIETDCSKPGRKALLIRLNPKAIELFDPYRSKRASVNQAERISLPKEIVKG; encoded by the coding sequence ATGATTATAAAGCAGAGTGATATGGAACAAACGGGGATCGTTCCGTTCGATCAATATGAGCTTCCAAGTTTCCCAGTGGACATCTTTCCGAATTGGCTAGGACAATTTGTCTTAAGTGTATCAGATGCTTCTCAGACCCCAACTGACGCTTCAGGCTTTGCCGCATTATCAGTCTTGTCTACAGCATTATCCAAGAAATTCTTAATTCGTCCGTTTACAAGAGGATCATGGACTGAGCTAAACAACCTTTACACGGTAGTAATTATGCCATCGGGTGAAAGAAAAAGCGTAGTTCACAATGCCTTCGTTTGGCCCGTTATCGAATATGAGAAACGGAAGAGAAAGGAGGCTTTACAAGATAAGGACTCCGACTCTGACGAAGACGGCTCCATGCCTAGATTTATTGCAGATGACACTACCCCCGAGAAATTAATAGGCCTAATGAAGAAAAACAATGAAAGAATGGCAGTTCTCTCATCTGAGGGGGGATTGTTCGAGATGCTGGATGGAAAGCGATACACAACCACTCCAAATCTGGATGTATACCTGAAGTCGTATACAGGTGATTATCTCGCTGTCGATCGAATGGGACGTCCTTCTGAAGTGCTTAACAACCCTATACTTACAATCGGTTTGTTTGTACAGCCAAGCGTACTTCAGGGGCTTCCTGATCGCTTAGCAGATCGTGGATTATTCGGTCGGTTCCTTTACGCCAAACCCAGATCGATGCGTGGCAAACGTGATGTAACTCCTAAAGAGATAGATGAGCACGCGGCCCAAAAGTTCTATGCTTCCATCACTGCTATGATGGAGTTTAATCCAAAATATCCAATTCAATTAAGCCTTTCAGAAGAAGCACAGGAGTTATTTCTTGCTTTCTTGAAAGAGCAAGAAGAAAGTTTGAATAATGATCTTGCATTTGACTTCATGACATCTTGGACTGAACGGCTCCCCGCCCATCTATTACGAATTGCTTCATTATTACATGCAGCCGAACAGTTCGAGCTTGGAGAAGACGTACTGGGTGATATAAACCGCATTATCAGTCTAGACACTATAGAAAGGGTACTTGGGACAATTCAGTATTTTGTTGACCATGCGTTGGCTGCGTTCGGTTGTATCAAATCAGATGAGGAACTGGAGAGCGCGAAATACCTTTGGAATGTTCTGGTTAGAGAAGGGAAGCAAGATTATCGAAAGCAATACATCTGGCAAAAGACAAAGGGTAAGTTCGCTAGGGTGGAACGACTTGATACTGCCATCAGCATACTTAGACAGCGATCTTATCTTGATATAGAAACTGACTGCTCTAAGCCTGGAAGAAAAGCATTGCTTATCAGGTTGAATCCTAAGGCAATTGAACTTTTCGACCCGTATCGAAGTAAACGCGCATCTGTTAATCAAGCGGAACGTATATCTCTTCCTAAAGAAATTGTGAAAGGATGA
- a CDS encoding helix-turn-helix domain-containing protein produces the protein MQNSYPEVLNVADVQNILGIGRRQAYELVNSGQFRVVRVGKSIRILKEVFFMWLNG, from the coding sequence ATGCAAAACTCTTACCCTGAAGTGCTTAACGTAGCGGATGTTCAAAATATACTGGGAATTGGCCGCCGTCAAGCTTATGAACTGGTGAACTCGGGACAATTTCGTGTAGTGCGTGTCGGTAAGTCGATTCGCATTCTGAAGGAGGTCTTCTTCATGTGGCTTAATGGCTAA
- a CDS encoding site-specific integrase, whose translation MTVAGYVGKYFVKKENKELYFYTLTLGKDANGKRIQIKKRGFKSEREAKKALREAQVQADKGSYCEPSKLTYGEFLMEWFRGKSSNYGTQTAKSTESYIRLHIKPQLGQYPLAKLNIITIERFVNGLRDKGLAEGTIKRIFNVVTASLNSAERKDIIPRNVASRIDNKPKAKRKDMQIWNADEVRHFLHTVRKEEVRYYEAFHLALATGMRQGEILGLRWRDVDLERGVISVRQTLSHDGKELRAGAKTTTSIRTISLDADTTQMLEKWKRRQQLEKYDAGGMYINHDLVICTTVGTPTTPRNLSRTWYSMLKKSELHPITFHDLRHTHASLLLKNNVHPKIVSERLGHASIQITLDLYSHLFPNMQEEAAHALGEQLFRT comes from the coding sequence ATGACAGTTGCGGGCTATGTAGGAAAGTACTTCGTGAAGAAAGAGAATAAGGAACTGTACTTTTACACTCTGACTTTGGGCAAAGATGCTAACGGTAAGCGAATCCAAATTAAAAAGCGCGGTTTCAAGAGTGAAAGGGAAGCAAAGAAGGCGCTTAGGGAAGCTCAGGTGCAAGCAGACAAGGGTTCTTATTGTGAGCCGTCTAAACTGACCTACGGAGAGTTTCTGATGGAGTGGTTCAGAGGTAAATCATCTAATTACGGAACGCAGACGGCTAAGAGCACGGAATCATACATCAGACTTCATATCAAACCGCAGCTTGGTCAGTATCCATTGGCAAAGTTAAATATCATAACAATTGAACGTTTTGTGAACGGCCTGAGAGACAAGGGGTTGGCAGAGGGTACTATCAAACGAATTTTTAATGTGGTTACAGCCTCGCTTAATTCGGCTGAGAGAAAAGATATTATTCCAAGGAATGTGGCCTCAAGGATAGATAACAAGCCTAAGGCTAAACGGAAAGACATGCAGATATGGAATGCTGATGAGGTCAGACATTTCCTTCATACAGTCCGTAAAGAGGAGGTACGATATTATGAAGCATTCCATTTGGCACTAGCTACAGGGATGCGGCAAGGAGAAATACTTGGTCTGCGTTGGCGAGATGTGGATTTAGAACGTGGAGTGATTTCAGTCAGACAAACGCTGAGTCATGATGGCAAAGAGTTAAGGGCTGGAGCAAAAACAACAACCAGTATTCGGACAATCTCACTTGATGCTGATACAACCCAAATGCTGGAGAAGTGGAAGCGTCGGCAACAACTGGAGAAATATGACGCTGGGGGAATGTACATTAATCATGACCTTGTGATCTGCACAACGGTCGGAACACCAACTACACCGAGGAACCTGTCCAGAACGTGGTACAGCATGCTTAAGAAGTCCGAACTTCATCCTATTACTTTTCATGATCTTAGACACACCCATGCTTCACTGCTGCTTAAGAATAATGTGCATCCTAAGATCGTATCAGAGCGCTTGGGACACGCTTCAATACAGATTACCCTTGATCTATACTCTCACCTGTTTCCGAACATGCAGGAAGAAGCTGCACACGCTCTGGGAGAACAATTATTCAGAACCTGA
- a CDS encoding NAD(P)-dependent malic enzyme, whose amino-acid sequence MNVEEIMLLHQGGKLETTLKHPIESMEDLAKVYTPGVAKVCQAIASDQDKAYELTTKKNTVAVISDGTAVLGLGDIGPRAAMPVMEGKAALFKQFADVDAVPICLDTKSTEEIIAIVKALAPTFGGINLEDISSPRCFEIERRLKEELDIPVFHDDQHGTAIVVLAGLLNALKVVDKDIRDVKIVVNGCGAAGISIAKMLLGAGAENLIGVDREGAINRQNVYDKHHWTEFAQISNPHLEQGSLSDCIKEADVFIGVSAPNVLKVEDVQNMAKDPIVFAMANPTPEIDPALAAPYVKVMATGRSDYPNQINNVLCFPGIFRGALDCGATDINDEMKLAVAEAIASAVDESELNEHFIIPNAFDKRVVECIRKAVAEAAIRTGVARKKALTSVY is encoded by the coding sequence ATGAATGTGGAGGAAATCATGCTGCTTCACCAAGGCGGCAAGTTAGAAACAACTTTGAAGCATCCAATCGAATCGATGGAGGATTTGGCCAAGGTCTATACACCGGGTGTTGCCAAGGTATGTCAAGCCATCGCTTCGGATCAGGATAAAGCATATGAGCTGACTACGAAAAAAAATACAGTGGCGGTCATCAGCGACGGTACGGCGGTACTGGGGCTTGGGGATATCGGACCGAGAGCGGCCATGCCGGTCATGGAAGGAAAAGCCGCGCTGTTCAAACAGTTTGCCGATGTGGATGCGGTGCCGATCTGCCTGGACACGAAGAGCACGGAAGAGATTATCGCGATCGTCAAGGCGCTGGCTCCCACGTTCGGAGGCATCAATCTGGAGGATATTTCTTCTCCCCGCTGCTTCGAAATTGAGCGCCGTCTCAAGGAAGAGCTGGATATTCCGGTATTTCACGACGATCAGCATGGTACGGCGATTGTGGTGCTGGCCGGACTGCTTAACGCGCTGAAGGTAGTAGACAAAGACATCAGGGACGTCAAAATTGTCGTAAACGGCTGCGGAGCGGCAGGCATATCGATCGCAAAAATGCTGCTGGGCGCAGGAGCCGAAAATCTGATCGGCGTCGACCGGGAAGGCGCGATTAACCGCCAGAATGTGTACGACAAGCATCACTGGACCGAATTTGCACAGATCAGCAATCCCCATTTGGAGCAAGGCTCTTTGTCCGACTGCATCAAGGAAGCGGATGTATTTATCGGGGTTTCCGCACCGAACGTGCTAAAAGTCGAGGATGTTCAAAATATGGCCAAAGATCCGATCGTATTCGCCATGGCCAATCCGACACCGGAGATCGATCCCGCTCTTGCGGCCCCGTATGTCAAGGTTATGGCGACGGGTCGCTCCGATTATCCGAACCAGATTAACAATGTGCTTTGCTTCCCGGGCATATTCCGGGGGGCTCTAGACTGCGGCGCCACCGACATTAACGACGAAATGAAGCTTGCGGTTGCGGAAGCGATCGCGTCGGCGGTCGACGAATCCGAGCTGAACGAGCATTTCATCATTCCCAATGCTTTCGACAAGCGGGTTGTGGAATGCATTCGAAAAGCAGTAGCCGAAGCGGCTATCCGAACCGGCGTTGCCCGGAAAAAAGCGCTGACCAGCGTGTACTAA
- a CDS encoding ATP-binding cassette domain-containing protein, with product MTDSIESITILGGRSKSGSPEDVNLRLVPGHLVAVVGPTGSGKSRLLADIEYIAQRDTPSGRCILINDQPPAPELRFAWGRKLIAQLSQNMNFVMDATVAEFIAMHAECRDTRFEEAGLANLIDSVVAQANRLTGEPIVSDTPLTALSGGQSRALMIADTAILSDSPIVLIDEIENAGIDRRQALDILVQNQKIVLMATHDPILALLAHSRIILKSGGIADVLRSDEGESELLEELQKADAAIMAVREKLRRGERLGSAAFKIS from the coding sequence ATGACGGACAGCATTGAGTCCATTACGATTCTGGGGGGCCGTTCCAAGTCAGGCAGCCCCGAGGATGTCAATCTAAGGCTGGTACCAGGCCATCTTGTGGCCGTGGTGGGGCCGACCGGCTCTGGGAAGAGCAGGCTGCTGGCCGATATCGAATATATTGCCCAGCGGGATACGCCGAGCGGGCGCTGCATCCTGATTAACGATCAGCCTCCTGCTCCCGAGCTCAGGTTCGCCTGGGGCAGAAAGCTGATCGCACAGCTGTCCCAGAACATGAACTTTGTGATGGACGCTACGGTAGCGGAATTTATCGCCATGCATGCGGAGTGCCGCGACACCCGTTTCGAAGAAGCGGGACTTGCGAATCTCATCGACAGCGTCGTCGCTCAGGCCAACCGGCTGACCGGGGAGCCGATTGTTTCGGACACTCCGCTCACCGCGCTGAGCGGCGGCCAGTCGCGGGCCCTGATGATCGCGGATACCGCGATTCTGTCTGACAGCCCAATTGTGCTCATCGACGAAATCGAGAACGCGGGGATCGACCGCAGACAGGCACTGGACATCCTCGTGCAGAATCAGAAGATTGTGCTGATGGCGACCCACGACCCGATTCTGGCGCTGCTCGCTCACAGCCGGATTATCCTGAAGAGCGGCGGCATCGCCGATGTCCTTCGCAGCGACGAGGGCGAATCCGAGCTGCTGGAAGAGCTGCAGAAGGCGGACGCCGCCATCATGGCAGTCCGCGAGAAGCTCCGCCGGGGCGAGCGGCTGGGAAGCGCCGCGTTCAAGATCTCCTGA
- a CDS encoding GTP-binding protein has translation MKLITVAGPPSSGKTSMLLRVIDWLKEQGLQAGVVKFDCVASKDDERYRAKDVPVLLGLAGNLCPDHYFVTNIEACVRWGQSLELDILISESAGLCNRCSPFIRHALAVCVIDNLSGANTPTKMGPLLKQADIVAITKGDIVSQAEREVFQYQVRKVNSKAEVLQINGLTGQGKERLGALLKQAQDIDTLEGRKLRFSMPAAVCSYCLGETKIGSDYQMGNVKSIAIPDVPRPEVS, from the coding sequence ATGAAGCTCATAACCGTGGCCGGCCCGCCGTCGAGCGGCAAAACCTCCATGCTTCTACGTGTGATTGATTGGCTAAAGGAGCAGGGACTTCAAGCGGGGGTCGTCAAATTCGACTGCGTCGCGTCCAAGGATGATGAGCGCTACCGTGCCAAAGATGTTCCGGTGCTTCTTGGTCTTGCCGGCAATTTGTGCCCGGATCATTATTTTGTGACCAATATTGAAGCCTGTGTCCGCTGGGGGCAGTCGCTGGAGCTGGATATTCTGATCAGCGAAAGCGCAGGACTGTGCAATCGCTGCTCCCCGTTCATCCGCCACGCGCTGGCGGTCTGTGTGATTGATAATTTATCGGGGGCGAATACCCCGACCAAAATGGGGCCTCTGCTCAAGCAGGCCGATATCGTCGCCATTACCAAAGGCGACATTGTATCCCAAGCCGAGCGTGAAGTGTTTCAGTATCAGGTGCGTAAAGTGAATTCCAAAGCCGAGGTGCTCCAGATCAACGGCCTGACCGGTCAAGGCAAGGAGCGACTTGGTGCTCTGCTGAAGCAGGCGCAGGATATCGACACCCTTGAAGGGCGGAAGCTCCGGTTCTCGATGCCTGCGGCGGTCTGTTCCTACTGCCTGGGCGAAACGAAAATCGGCAGCGATTACCAGATGGGCAACGTCAAGAGCATTGCGATACCGGACGTCCCACGCCCGGAGGTGAGTTAA
- a CDS encoding ABC transporter substrate-binding protein, which yields MNMKSETAQVKERLPRHLLAMLPCPLKVPIEETFLHQQSSGLWSELDPEELAFEGNANQSDFYKTVDQFDSADELPDVVITPGISSFFHPDFRTRFLDHDVFADAAEYVPNERFAEIGMKDPTGRVTLMCVNPLVIVADKARLGDTPEPRSWSDLLNPVYRKQVTMRGHNGTFCETVLLTIGQCFGQDTLTGLGRSVRQGLHPGQMAKLAGTDNEAGTALYVMPYFYANMIRKRDKVNIIWPEEGAIASPVFLLAKKNATEGGRRLASFFTGEETARLCEQAFFPSPHPSASSSVPDRKLLWMGWDLVWNRDIQALTDAANSAFNKGFAEEV from the coding sequence ATGAATATGAAATCCGAAACGGCACAAGTCAAAGAAAGATTGCCCCGCCACCTGCTTGCCATGCTGCCCTGCCCGCTTAAGGTGCCTATTGAAGAAACATTTTTGCACCAGCAGAGCTCGGGGCTCTGGTCCGAGCTGGACCCGGAAGAGCTGGCATTTGAAGGAAATGCCAATCAAAGCGACTTCTATAAGACAGTGGATCAGTTTGATTCCGCGGACGAACTGCCGGATGTCGTGATTACACCGGGAATCAGCAGCTTTTTCCATCCGGACTTCCGCACCCGGTTTCTTGATCATGACGTATTCGCCGACGCCGCCGAATACGTGCCTAATGAGCGGTTCGCGGAAATCGGAATGAAGGACCCGACAGGCAGGGTAACGCTGATGTGCGTGAATCCGCTCGTCATCGTCGCAGACAAAGCCCGGCTGGGCGATACGCCCGAACCGCGTTCATGGAGCGACCTGCTGAATCCGGTCTACCGGAAGCAGGTGACGATGAGAGGCCATAACGGAACCTTTTGCGAGACGGTGCTGCTGACTATCGGACAGTGCTTCGGCCAGGATACGCTGACCGGGCTTGGACGTTCGGTTCGCCAGGGACTCCACCCGGGTCAAATGGCAAAGCTGGCGGGAACCGACAACGAGGCGGGAACGGCTCTTTACGTCATGCCGTATTTTTATGCAAATATGATCCGTAAACGGGATAAGGTCAATATTATCTGGCCCGAGGAAGGCGCGATTGCAAGTCCGGTCTTCCTGCTGGCCAAGAAGAATGCTACGGAAGGCGGACGCCGGCTGGCTTCCTTCTTCACAGGCGAAGAGACGGCCCGGCTCTGCGAACAGGCCTTCTTCCCTTCCCCGCATCCTTCTGCTTCGTCTTCGGTCCCTGATCGCAAGCTGCTGTGGATGGGTTGGGACCTTGTCTGGAACCGGGATATCCAGGCTTTGACGGACGCTGCCAACTCCGCCTTCAACAAAGGCTTTGCAGAGGAGGTCTGA
- a CDS encoding AAA family ATPase — protein MNKLVFFLGGAGAGKTTLAKALAARRKIAFFDMDILLRPAADAIMTLHGLDPSDRDSQEYKKLCRDLGYRITMDAALDNVKLNVDSVVVGPFTKEAEDEGWIARELARIGRSLSDVEVKAVVVRLSDERLYKERITARGSALDDWKLRHWDDFRTSLGARTVKWPLPSSSILYFDNSGSDPDLAADVVERFVYPEE, from the coding sequence ATGAATAAGCTTGTATTTTTTCTCGGGGGAGCGGGAGCCGGCAAGACCACACTCGCCAAGGCGCTGGCAGCAAGACGAAAAATCGCCTTCTTCGACATGGATATCCTGCTGCGGCCTGCGGCAGACGCGATTATGACACTTCACGGACTGGACCCCTCCGACCGCGATTCACAGGAATACAAGAAGCTGTGCCGCGATTTGGGGTACCGGATTACGATGGACGCCGCGCTGGACAACGTCAAGCTGAATGTCGACAGCGTGGTTGTCGGCCCTTTTACAAAAGAAGCCGAGGATGAAGGATGGATTGCGCGCGAGCTGGCCCGGATCGGACGTTCGCTGTCTGATGTCGAGGTTAAAGCGGTCGTGGTCCGCCTGTCCGATGAGAGGCTGTACAAGGAGAGAATTACAGCAAGAGGCTCCGCCCTGGATGATTGGAAGCTGCGCCACTGGGATGATTTCCGCACCTCGCTTGGTGCACGCACGGTAAAATGGCCGCTTCCCTCTTCCTCCATCCTGTACTTTGACAATTCCGGTTCGGACCCGGACCTTGCTGCGGACGTCGTAGAGCGTTTCGTCTACCCGGAGGAATAA
- a CDS encoding AEC family transporter — translation MIGEILLQVVLPVFILIGAGSLLQRLFRLDLYTLAKINFYYITPAAVFMSMYLSKMSASLLGLVVGFYALYIGILYIVSFTLTRSLKYSTSMKAAFTNSVILDNAGNYGMPVNELAFHGDSLAASLQSLIMALQSLLTFTYGVMSIQRAKLKGNYRIVIIGFLKMPVPYALVLGLVFHAFSVPLPLFISKPLTYAQESMVAVALLTLGAQIVKYPIRLARLDLYLSLLLRLLAAPTIGILLVLALGIKGIPAQALIIASGMPTGVNASLLAEEYGNEPDFAAQTVLISTLLNVVTITGLISVARMLG, via the coding sequence GTGATAGGTGAGATTTTGCTTCAGGTTGTGCTTCCTGTATTTATACTGATAGGCGCCGGATCGCTGCTGCAGCGGCTGTTTCGGCTGGATTTGTATACGCTGGCCAAAATCAACTTCTACTACATAACGCCCGCCGCCGTGTTTATGAGCATGTACCTCTCCAAAATGTCGGCTTCCCTCCTCGGCCTGGTGGTCGGCTTCTATGCGCTTTACATAGGCATTCTGTATATTGTTTCCTTTACGCTTACACGTTCGTTAAAATATTCCACAAGCATGAAAGCCGCGTTCACGAACAGCGTGATTCTCGATAACGCCGGAAATTACGGCATGCCGGTCAATGAGCTGGCTTTTCACGGGGATTCTCTCGCCGCTTCGCTTCAATCGCTGATTATGGCGCTGCAAAGCCTGCTCACTTTTACATATGGCGTCATGTCCATCCAGCGGGCCAAGCTGAAAGGCAATTACCGGATCGTCATTATCGGCTTTCTGAAAATGCCCGTTCCTTATGCGCTGGTGCTGGGATTAGTGTTTCACGCTTTCTCCGTGCCTTTGCCGCTGTTCATTTCGAAACCGCTCACTTACGCCCAGGAATCAATGGTTGCCGTCGCACTGCTTACGCTTGGAGCACAAATTGTCAAATATCCGATTCGCCTTGCCCGGCTTGATCTTTATCTGAGCCTTCTCCTGCGCTTGCTTGCCGCTCCAACGATTGGCATTCTGCTTGTGCTTGCGCTTGGGATCAAAGGCATTCCCGCCCAGGCTCTGATTATCGCTTCCGGTATGCCGACCGGCGTCAACGCTTCGCTGCTGGCTGAGGAATATGGCAACGAGCCGGACTTCGCGGCCCAGACCGTGCTCATTTCAACGCTGCTGAATGTCGTTACGATTACCGGTCTGATTTCGGTGGCCCGAATGTTGGGGTAA
- a CDS encoding GNAT family N-acetyltransferase translates to MAAEIVRVTTGEQLQQGLEIRKKVFVEEQKVPVEEEIDGFDVIGPDAHHLLIIDDGVPVATGRLTYYREGAAKMQRIAVLKEYRVKGYGRVLMLALEELARELGLETSILDGQCQAESFYRRLGYEVVSEKPFYDAGILHVRMQKKL, encoded by the coding sequence ATGGCGGCGGAGATTGTGCGTGTGACAACTGGGGAGCAGCTGCAGCAGGGGCTGGAGATCCGCAAAAAGGTGTTTGTAGAGGAGCAAAAGGTTCCCGTGGAAGAAGAAATCGACGGTTTCGATGTGATTGGCCCCGATGCCCATCACTTGCTGATCATAGACGACGGGGTTCCCGTTGCCACGGGAAGATTGACCTATTACCGCGAGGGAGCCGCCAAAATGCAGCGGATCGCTGTGCTGAAGGAATATAGAGTAAAGGGCTATGGGCGGGTGCTGATGCTCGCACTGGAAGAGCTGGCCCGGGAGCTTGGGCTCGAAACGTCCATCCTTGACGGACAGTGCCAGGCCGAATCGTTCTACCGGAGGCTCGGTTACGAGGTTGTTTCCGAGAAGCCGTTCTATGATGCCGGAATCCTGCACGTACGGATGCAAAAAAAATTATAG
- a CDS encoding DUF3892 domain-containing protein, which produces MVNGERERFVAVQKNGDGDLTSFQTSTGRVLSYEQALQEIQAGAIAGVNIFKGKDGAPHIRGDADGDPTNNLDQLPLF; this is translated from the coding sequence ATGGTGAACGGAGAACGGGAACGTTTTGTGGCGGTTCAAAAAAACGGTGACGGAGATCTGACTTCGTTTCAGACCTCTACGGGTCGCGTGCTGAGCTATGAACAGGCTCTTCAGGAAATTCAGGCCGGAGCGATAGCCGGCGTCAATATATTTAAAGGCAAGGACGGAGCTCCCCATATCAGAGGGGATGCCGACGGCGATCCGACCAACAATCTTGACCAGCTACCGCTGTTCTAA
- a CDS encoding MBL fold metallo-hydrolase, whose protein sequence is MTVKMQMLGTGSAFAKNYFNNNALLLGSGYNLLIDCGITAPLAMHELGRSFEEIDAVLITHLHADHVGGLEELALTLRHKTGRKMTLLLAEALVDPLWEHTLMGGLYQEGITTSLDDVFHVRPLHPDTNYSLSPEISVHLLRTPHIPGKDSYSLLLNEEIFYSADMTFEPKLLTGLVRNRGCRKIYHDCQLEGPGVVHTTLNELKSLPEDIRSRISLMHYGDEKPDYIGRTAGMDFLEQHVIYEL, encoded by the coding sequence ATGACCGTCAAAATGCAAATGCTCGGAACGGGCAGCGCCTTCGCCAAAAATTATTTCAACAATAACGCCCTGCTGCTGGGCAGCGGCTACAACCTGCTGATCGACTGCGGCATTACCGCTCCACTGGCCATGCATGAGCTGGGACGTTCGTTCGAGGAGATCGACGCGGTCCTGATCACGCATCTGCATGCCGACCACGTTGGCGGACTGGAAGAGCTGGCCCTGACGCTTAGACATAAAACGGGCCGCAAAATGACGCTTCTGCTCGCCGAAGCTCTCGTCGATCCATTGTGGGAGCATACTCTGATGGGCGGATTGTACCAAGAGGGTATAACGACTTCGCTGGACGATGTCTTTCATGTCCGTCCCCTGCACCCGGATACGAATTACTCGCTCTCGCCGGAGATTAGCGTTCATCTTCTTCGGACACCCCACATACCGGGGAAAGACAGCTATTCACTTCTGCTAAACGAGGAAATATTTTATAGCGCCGATATGACATTCGAGCCAAAGCTGCTGACCGGTCTTGTGCGAAACCGCGGATGCCGCAAAATTTATCATGACTGCCAGCTGGAAGGCCCGGGAGTCGTACATACAACCCTCAATGAGCTGAAGAGTCTTCCGGAGGACATCCGCAGCAGAATCTCCTTGATGCATTACGGCGACGAGAAGCCGGATTATATCGGGCGGACAGCGGGAATGGATTTTTTGGAACAGCATGTAATTTACGAACTATAA
- a CDS encoding DUF1292 domain-containing protein produces the protein MSDHKHEHGGECCGGHGHHHGHSHDHDGCGCGHDHEHEEFVLTLTNEQGEDVEMVLVETFDVADKLYALLLERENPEADGIILRMEEEDEEMVLYNIEDEAEWKAVEAAYQELIAQQG, from the coding sequence ATGAGCGATCACAAACATGAGCATGGCGGAGAATGCTGCGGCGGACATGGCCATCATCATGGGCACAGCCATGATCATGATGGATGCGGCTGCGGACACGACCATGAGCATGAGGAGTTTGTGTTGACTTTGACTAACGAGCAGGGCGAAGATGTGGAAATGGTGCTGGTGGAAACGTTCGACGTAGCCGACAAGCTCTATGCGCTGCTGCTGGAACGCGAGAACCCCGAAGCCGACGGCATCATTCTCCGCATGGAAGAAGAAGACGAAGAAATGGTGCTTTACAATATCGAAGACGAAGCGGAATGGAAAGCTGTAGAAGCGGCTTATCAAGAGCTGATTGCACAGCAAGGATAA